The proteins below are encoded in one region of Candidatus Abyssobacteria bacterium SURF_5:
- a CDS encoding sigma-54-dependent Fis family transcriptional regulator yields the protein MEKVSILVIDDEQIICKGCQLTLAGEQRTVDCCSTGTAGMNALRTGSYDVVLLDMKLPDMDGMEILRAVRKEKPRISVVVMTGYSTIANAVEAMKLGAFDYLTKPFTDDQLSISVEKAIENKRLVEENYSLRQELLIRSGFNNIVGANPAILRIFDQIQKMAPSDSTVLIFGESGTGKELFAAAIHAHSPRAAKQFLAVDCSALSPGLLESELFGHVRGAFTGAIQNKTGIFETANGGTLFLDDIANVSLDIQAKLLRVLEAHEYKPVGASVFKRSTARIIAATNKDLRKLVDEGVFREDLFYRLNVFPIYLPPLRERRDDIPMLAYHFLRHFCRKTGKRINGFTDDALETLVNYDWPGNVRQLKNVIERLVILSDSETLDLVYLLDHFQMKRSLKPDAIPSTIEDLNAIKKDILETTFGQIQKAFILKALQACNGNISRAAESVGMQRPNFHALMRKHKISAKDLKKQIS from the coding sequence ATGGAAAAAGTATCAATACTTGTCATAGACGATGAACAAATCATCTGCAAGGGCTGCCAACTGACACTGGCCGGCGAGCAACGGACAGTTGACTGTTGTTCTACGGGAACAGCGGGCATGAACGCGTTGCGCACCGGCTCGTATGATGTCGTGCTGCTCGACATGAAATTGCCGGACATGGACGGCATGGAGATATTGCGCGCGGTCCGCAAGGAGAAACCGCGCATCTCGGTCGTCGTAATGACCGGATATTCAACGATCGCGAACGCGGTCGAGGCGATGAAGCTGGGCGCCTTTGATTATCTGACCAAGCCGTTCACTGACGACCAATTGTCAATCTCTGTCGAAAAGGCAATTGAAAACAAGCGTCTGGTCGAAGAAAACTACTCGCTGCGGCAGGAGTTGCTGATCCGGAGCGGGTTCAACAACATTGTCGGAGCGAATCCGGCCATTCTGCGAATTTTTGATCAAATACAAAAAATGGCGCCGTCAGACAGCACGGTCCTTATCTTCGGGGAGAGCGGGACCGGAAAAGAGCTTTTCGCCGCCGCCATTCACGCCCACAGCCCGAGGGCAGCCAAACAGTTTCTGGCCGTCGACTGCAGCGCGCTTTCGCCGGGCCTTCTTGAGAGCGAGCTTTTCGGGCATGTGAGAGGGGCCTTTACCGGCGCAATACAGAACAAGACCGGCATATTCGAGACGGCCAACGGGGGAACGCTGTTTCTTGACGACATCGCAAATGTGAGTCTCGATATCCAGGCGAAGCTTCTGCGGGTGCTCGAAGCTCACGAGTACAAGCCGGTGGGCGCAAGCGTGTTCAAGAGGAGCACCGCGCGGATCATTGCCGCCACAAACAAAGATCTGAGAAAGCTGGTTGATGAGGGAGTTTTCAGGGAAGATTTGTTTTACCGGCTGAACGTGTTTCCGATATACCTGCCGCCGCTGCGCGAGCGCAGAGACGACATTCCGATGCTCGCCTATCATTTCCTGAGACATTTCTGCCGCAAGACCGGCAAACGAATCAATGGATTCACCGATGACGCGCTCGAAACGCTGGTGAATTACGATTGGCCCGGCAACGTGCGGCAGCTCAAGAACGTGATCGAGCGGCTGGTGATCCTGTCGGATTCGGAGACACTGGATCTGGTGTATCTGCTCGATCATTTCCAGATGAAGCGGTCGCTGAAGCCGGACGCGATCCCGTCGACGATCGAGGACCTGAACGCGATAAAAAAGGATATTCTGGAAACCACCTTCGGCCAGATCCAGAAGGCATTTATTTTGAAGGCGCTCCAGGCGTGTAACGGAAACATCTCGCGCGCGGCGGAAAGCGTCGGAATGCAACGGCCCAATTTCCACGCCCTCATGCGCAAGCATAAGATTTCAGCCAAAGACCTGAAGAAACAGATCAGTTAA